A genome region from Setaria italica strain Yugu1 chromosome III, Setaria_italica_v2.0, whole genome shotgun sequence includes the following:
- the LOC101770823 gene encoding probable carbohydrate esterase At4g34215: protein MEFLRSTRFRRASRRRLLCISRRRQRSSSVSVGSELGRSSGSGAAGDGSASSPSREETEQTEAMEEDRARRWRLASVPKRPPRESPRLSSTSSDSPPAAPPAAASSACGRAPSPPPRTPPPPNAPRKSLDAIPLLIRPHREHRGGVVANRWDGVVPSDCAPSPAVLRLSPDLRWEQAREPLHQGIDASNNHAVGVGPGMPFANALLRSGRAGAPVVALVPCAVGGTRMADWARGTDLYAQMLRRARVALETGGRIGALLWYQGESDTVRWSDANEYGRRMGMFVRDIHADLGIPHLLVIQVGLASGLGHYTQLVREVAPRQTTKFNRQRAFESILSAVNDR from the exons ATGGAGTTCCTGCGCTCGACGCGCTTCCGCCGCGCCTCGAGGCGGCGCCTGCTCTGCATctcgcggcggcgccagcgctcCTCCTCGGTCTCGGTGGGCAGCGAGCTGGGGCGCAGCAGCgggagcggcgcggccggggacgGGTCGGCGTCGTCCCCGTCGAGGGAGGAGACGGAGCAGAcggaggcgatggaggaggaccGCGCGAGGCGCTGGCGCTTGGCCTCGGTGCCGAAGCGGCCGCCGAGGGAGAGCCCGAGGCTGAGCTCGACGTCGTCCGACTCGCCgccagccgcgccgcccgccgccgcgtcctctgCCTGTGGCCGCGCCCCCTCGCCCCCGcctcggacgccgccgccgccgaatgCGCCCAGGAAGTCCCTGGACGCCATTCCCCTGCTCATTCGGCCCCACCGTGAGCACCGCGGCGGAGTCGTCGCCAACCGCTGGGACGGCGTTGTCCCCTCCGACTGCGCGCCCTCCCCCGCCGTCCTCCGCCTCTCCCCGGACCTCCGCTGGGAGCAGGCGCGCGAGCCGCTCCACCAGGGCATCGACGCCTCCAACAACCACGCCGTCGGGGTGGGGCCCGGGATGCCGTTCGCCAACGCGCTGCTCCGCTCCGGCCGCGCGGGGGCACCCGTCGTCGCCCTCGTGCCCTGCGCCGTCGGAGGCACGCGGATGGCCGACTGGGCCAGGGGCACCGACCTCTACGCCCAGATGCTGCGCCGGGCGCGCGTCGCCCTCGAGACCGGCGGCCGGATCGGGgccctgctctggtaccagggGGAGAGCGACACCGTGAGGTGGTCCGACGCCAACGAGTACGGGCGCAGGATGGGGATGTTCGTCCGAGACATCCACGCAGATCTCGGCATCCCGCACCTCCTAGTCATCCAG GTTGGGTTAGCATCGGGCCTCGGACACTACACTCAGCTGGTAAGGGAAGTGGCACCGAGGCAAACAACTAAGTTCAACAGACAAAGGGCATTTGAGTCCATTCTCAGCGCAGTTAACGACCGTTAG